tatatgaaaattacattattaatttatataattactatataattagttaattgatattatatattagttaattgatagattaacaagtgttaataatatatttaaaattttatattgttaatggtgataagttagatgaaaattacataataaattgtatacttattatataaataatatatatataatatattattattttttttttcattccatcCGATCTGGGGTGGAAAAGCTCTAGATTAGGACTGGACTAAAACTTTTCGATCTTTTAAAACATGGATCGAGATTGACTGGTCTCAATCTTGGTTGAATAAATATAGAGCTATTTTAGaccatcaccaaaaaaaaaaaaaatttgacagaaatattcttaataaaaatatttttatgcaaaaaatctataaaaatagtTTGAGGAGTGACTGTCAAAAATCATAGTTTAAAAGTGATTACGATGGTAGTTTGAGGAGGTTTTGTGCATATTTTCccctaatttaaaattatctaaaagaATTGAGTATAAGTGGGAAAATAGTTAcccatttaacattttcaactAACTGGATAATATTCATTTAGGTTgcatttagatattgaactgagttgagttgagataataaaatattattataatattattttttaatattattattatttttagatttgaaaaagttaaattatttattatattttgtattgggatttgaaaaagttgtaatgatgagttgagatgagttaaaggTTCCAAACAAGCCTAAAGTGAAAAGTGAAAGATCCTTATTGTTGTTGTGAGTACATTGTAGTCACGATAATCCTTGCAAAAATTCACGTTTATAATTTTCACTGTAACAAacacaataaaatcacatgaTACTGCGACATTGACTTAGTTCGAAGTATACAAGAATATGAAACTCAAAATACATTCTTGATTACCatatacaaacaaaaataaattttgatgaagCAAGTTTGACAGCGTTAAGGGTGTACCTCGTTTTTCCAGTTTCTCTTACAAAACCCGAGTatggtttgaaaattttctgaaaatgttcatGTATGCTGCCCCTTGCAATGctggttggatttttaaaagaagtatttttgatGATCTGGGGGCGAACTGTCTGATAAACAACCAACCCATTTTTGACACCCGATACACGCCATCTTTGATGTTGATACATAGCCCGCAAACATATTTCTTTGTGCACAAAGACCCAGCCAGTCGATGAAATGATGATGTGTACATTTGTATACATTTTGGAAAAGTTTTCCTGCACAACCTTATGAAACATATCTAGGAACTATACTTTCTCCATGCCAACAACGCACCAAAAGACCACAAGAACACTTGGAATTTTATGCTTCGACAACCACTTCAACTTGATGGAGGAGTTCTAAAATATTTCCAGCTTTTCTCTTGGCCCTGTCAGTACCATTCTCTGACAGTTGCTTCAATGCCTCTTCTGCACCATGCTCCCTGGCTAGTTTCAACTGCTGCAAATCACCCGTGCATAGAGACCACAATACTGCTGCGGCATTCTCCCGATTGCGTGGGGAACCAGTTCTTATAAACTCCACCAAAACAGGGATTGGCTCACCTTGACCAATGGCTATCTTCCCTTCGAAATGGCTTGCAAGAATCGCAAGGATTGCTAGTGCTTCGTCGACCATCCCACTTCCAGCATCCTTCAGCAACCTCATCAGTGGGGCCACAATACCAGCCTTCACAGCTCTTGACTTGTTCCCCTGATAGATTGAAAGATTGAAAATAGCAGTGGCAGCATCCTTCTTCCCTCTTGGAGTCCCCTCACATAGCAACGTTATGAGAGCTGGGATAGCCCCTGCTGCTCCTATTTTGACCTTGTACTCATCTACTACAGATAAACTGAAAAGAGTTGCAGCTGCATTTTCCCTAGCTTCCATGCTTCCATTTTTTAACACCTCTACTATATCAGGAATGGCTCCTGCATTTACAATAGTTCCCTTGTTACTGTCATTGATGGAAAGGTTGAGAAGTGCTGTAACAGCATGCTCCTGTGTTCGGGGATCTGAAGAGGACACTAGGTCTGCAAGAAGTGGTATGGCTCCTGCTTCAGCAATACATACTCTATTATCTGCATTCCTCTTTGCAAGCAACCTGAACTCACCAGCAGCTGCTCTTTTCTGTTCTGGATTCCCAGTTGCCAGTTTTTCCAATAACTCATTGACAGCAGCACGATCACAGTCTGAAACTTTGCATCCGGATTTCTTGCTTTTACAATTTGCTTGCTTTTTTGGAAGCTCAACGCCATTACTCTCACACCATAAAGCAATCAGACTTTTCAAAACGTAGTTAGGAGTTAGGGCCGTGTGCAACAGTGTCTGCTGTGTCTTGGGACAGGTTTTATGTCCTGCATCAAGCCATTTCTGAATGCTGGACCTTTCATAAGTCTGCAAAAGAAacataaagacaaaaaaaggaCATTAATAATCGACATTGAAATAGATGAGTAGTTGTAAACTCAAACTGGGTATGCAGCTGCCAGGTAATACCTGTCCAGTAGCAACAATCACAGGATCTTTCATCAGCTCAAGAGATATTGGACATCTGAAATCATCTGGGATAACAGGAGATCTGTGCTTAATCAATCTCATTTCACCCTCAGAGGTGTCGACTTGTGGATTTGCCATCTGTACCCAGTCTTTTATCTTCTTAAACAATGATGACATTTCTTCAAAGCTGTCTCTTGGTTCTATATCACTCGAGATAACCAATTCATGGAATGCAAGTGACTCTTTCTTAACATCATTGATAGTCTTGAGATACAGCTTTTCAGAAAGTCTTTTGATTATTGCCGGGTCCAGGTCTTTTTCTTTCTGTGCTATGGCTAAATCCATGTCCAATTGAAAATCAAGGGAGTCCATTTTTCCTTTGGCTCTTTTGAATTGAGCATGTACTAGTTCAATCTGAAAGAAATCAAACATGTCCTACCTACTGTTAAAACTTTCCAAATCTGCTGTTCCATGGTTTGATACTAAATGTTACTTTCCTTAAGAAGTCAggaatgataaatattttggatACCATTTAGTACAAGTACTTTCTCTCTCCCTTGAAACTTTAATTATAAGAGTAGGACGCTGTGGGACTATACACTGTTATTTAGCACAAGAATGTATGCATTTAATTCTCTCCAAGATAAGATGGGTTGTAAAAGTACCTGTTCGCGGACCTCCTCGGATATATTAAGGTTATCATAATGAATCTCGTTCAATGCTGCTTCAATTTGTTCCGTTACATGGTGGAACTTCTGTGCAATCTTTTCCCTTTGCAGAGCCTGTGACAAGCATGACATTGCGTACCTCAAATCAATGATTTAAACAGACGAATTCGTTTGAGaaacaagaatattaatgaGCTAGATCACAATAAATGACTAACAATGCCGATGCCATTCGTTTCAAGTACAGAGGCAACCATAGACACCATGCATTTTCATCGATACTTAGAACTTATTCGACATGTATGCTCTTAAAGCGCATACATGAACGCATTTTTCTCCAATAAGAAAAACATCGGATTTGCGAAATTAATCTCCCAACATGTACAATaaattcatacatacatacatgtatgtatgtatattgaCAAAGAATTTGAATCTTGGATATGAAGATGATTCTTTTGAGGTTGCCGAATGGAAAAGCGAACTTAAATTTTCCCTTCTTATCTTAGCAAAcgaaaacaaagagaaacacAATCGGTTCAGTATCCGTCCTTTCTCCTTCGCTTTCACCCGTTTTCTAAGTGGCCAAACGGAAAGAAATTAAGTGCTAGGGATACCTGATAGAGCTTGCTCCCTCCGTTCACCGAACGGAGAAGCTCTATAGCTGAATCCAGAGCCAGTCGCAGGAGTTCTAAGGCCTTGACCTCATCTTCGCGGAGCTCTTCCTCGCTGTCCCTCAATTCCTCGAAGAGAGGACTCAGGAGCTTGACTCTCCGAACCAGGTTCCCGTACATCTTCTTGCAGACGTTTCGGCACTCGGGCAACTCCGAGATCGCTTTAACAGATTCGGCGAGACGAGTCAGAACCGAGTCATCCGGATCCTCGGTCGGCCCCATGCCGGTCGGCCCGATCAAAGCCCGCAAATTGGGCAGGAAACTATAAGAAGGAAACGAGAGAAATAACTCCTAGAACTTGAGAATTAGATTGAATGTAGGAAGAGAATGGGATTTGGCtgatacaaaaaaaatagagagacgGAGATCGAGATTGGTTGGGAAATGGTGGGGATTGGAAATTCAGAACCGCCTATAGATTTTGCAGAGGAAGATGGGGTGTTGCCTGTGAGATGAAGGGAGGGAGGAGAAATAAAAGGTCAAAGAGATATGTAATTgaagttaataatattttttagaataatgtaGTTAATAATATGATAGAAATTAAAGTTTGGAAtaatgagtgagagagagagagagagagaattggtCATTCAAATCTTTGTTTAGCGTTGCCTTCCGACTGTTTTGGCCAGGTTGCCTGAGGGAATTATCTCATTGTGACAAAATTATCCTTTGCTTTCACGTGtccatgtttgttttttttttttttttatttaaaattttgttatattaaatcatatttatGTAGTAGGTTTCAAATTCTAGAACtctattttagaaattaaaaattatgtgaatcaAGTTACAAGTCTTTTAGCATAAATAAGTCATTTCTTAATGCTAccattatgtatgtattttgtaatttttttaatcaaattctctatttctttctataAATAAACAGCATTAGCATATACCAACCTTTCGGGACGAAGGGTATTTCCGACCTTAGGAGAAAACCAATCATGTGGACCAGGCAACTTTGCGCGTTATCATCAACGCGTTCATTTCCTTACGGTGCAGAATTGTCAATTGGACGGTCGGGATCCTTCCGAGAACCAACTCGAAAGCCTTTGGTCCCGCTCGATTTGCTCTgatatcggattgaaatattcTCCATAGGTTGAGCTATTCCTGGTCGGATACTGATTTCAAATCAAAGATTCACATGCACcatttaatactaaatttaattaagCTGcagtttgaataattttttaaaatttttatacaaaatattataaataatttaatttttttaaattttaaaataataataatattaaaaaataatattttattcaactttcaattttcatatcaattcatctcatctcaatttaatatACGGCacctaaatattttttcaaacttattttaaaataagagttatgttatttacaaatttagttAGTAaggataaattatttattaggaGACTCGTTACattcataaaatatcaatatttttttttattttaatgttcataaatatatttatattcataaaataatataaaattttatttgtatcttaaattttattattttcgaTCGACGTCATTTATAAGTGGCTACACCTTtctaaaacaaagaaagaaagaaatccgcatataaaattattttaaatattttatttcaacaaatacggtaagaaataataaaagttaagatgaataaagtattattttataatcatgactgatttggttatacaaaattaaattatcttatcttattttatataattcttataatttttttaaactcttacaaaaaatgtaataaataatttattttttaaagtaaaattaatattaaaaaattatattataataatattttattttattattaacaaaatattttatctaaaatacaTAATCAAACGAGATACATACCTCTAAATTAGTACGAATGTTTAAAGAACTTGAGATACGATAaagtgaatttttattatttttcaaatgaagtgaGTTTGATTTAATTAGTACTAGAAGTCATATACCGGTGCAGATGAAATTATAACAAGAATTTAgcatagaataataatatatatataaaccttaaatacataaatttttataaaaaattatatttcatcgtaaaaagtttatttatttttataattggaGCCTCTTTCGCTGATATTCATCACACTTGCCGCCGGCCCGCCAGGCAACCGGGTCAGATGGGACAGATAGAAGCCATCAAGTTGCTGACACGTTAGGCTGGGTTTGGTCAACATCGTGTTTAAAATGGCGCCCACAGCACTTGACAAAACACAACGAGAATATTGACTTTGCCAAGTAGACAAAAGCAAATGGACGAAATTATAAGCCAAGGCTTTTATTCTACGTAAGTTTAATTGGTAGTCTCTTTGTCTGCTTTCTGCACTTACTTTAGTTGTTATTATCTTGTGATTTGCTTCGGCGCCATGGCATAATGGCATTGGCGGAAATAAGGCAGACTACTGGTTAACCCTGCATGCTTGAATTCGATCAGCTAGGCCCAAAATAATCCATGACACTCGATCTCATGGGTTTGAAATTTGAGCTCATGggttcatattatatatatatatatatatggaaatactttagacaaaaataaattatataaaaataaatctataaactgatgtgtcttgatataatacgtcagattgtaaagttacttttattgtaaagtagatctaacagatcttATAAaactacattaatttataaatttatttttgtataatttttttgtgcatataacacttctcatatatatatatatatatatagttcgtactaattatttatgtataatgGGACGTACTCTTGATTAATTatgtcataattaattaatatcaaattatatatatggggtAATTAACATCAAACATTTGTTTTCATTCTtccgttttatttattttcccatAGGTTCCCTTCGAATGATTGTAAGTTCATTAATATTGTAGGACCGAACTGCCCATTAATGGGCTGGAATTCAAAGACTTTGAACAATGTCTGATTCCTGTACTGCACTTGCTAGGAAAGTTCAAATAACTACGTACATTTCATGAACGCGATACAAATTCAATGCGTCTTTAATGAACGTACAAGAAATATGGTGAGACGAATTTTAGACCTTCAATCCTAGCTACTACCCAAATAGTccaaaaataagtttaatttcaaagtcattatgagttttctttgaaccaaattataatttgatcttgTTTTCACGTAACACTTCGTACGTAGAAATATGTGCTTAATTTATTTGCATGGTTCACACTTCGCTGACTGCACACGTTGACCTTCAATCCTACTACCCAAATAGTCCAAACATAAGTTTTCGAAGTCATgagttttcttttaatcttagtaatgcatgtttgggattgctatatatataattaagctcTTACCTTAATTAGGATTTTTAGTTGTAAAACTTATACTAcgaaaaagttatttattagtTGATACTTGtctaaaacactttcaaatatgtgatatttgttaggggtgctacccgtcCCGTCATGCGGCGGTGGGGCGAACAGGGCCGGGGCAGCGGGATGCAGAATCCCGTTGCCCACCcttaatatttgtttggaaataatataaaaatatatatattttttgagatataaatgatataaaagatcattttattttttaaaaattatccatatatattcttaatagaagtttgaataaaatcatcaaaatgATGCTTTACTTAAAATGTagctttagttttttttttaaaattaaaaaatattttaatatgtaataaataaacaacttaattttattattgaataattttttaaacggTCAAAATTGTCTTCTCGCGTTGCGTTCTCCTTCCCCGAACTTGAGCCAAAAGTTCGGAAGTTCGGGGAATACAGTCATTTTCCTGTATTTATTCTTCCATGAAAGTGTGTGCAGTTTTATATACGAGACCATTTCTTTCTGTGAATTTGTTCCTCCTAAAGTGGCACAATGCAACAAACAGCATGGTTTGGAAcagatgaaaaattataaatttaataaaatattattagaatattattttttaatattattattattttaaaattaaaaaaaattaaattatttattatattttaaataaaaatttaaaaaaattataataattaaataagataaattgagactTTAAATCGCCTTAAAGCTTGGTCTGGGCATTGACGAGATTCTACTAGATCGTAGGATTTGGATTCCATAATGTGTTTGCCGGAAGCTTTAATTTAAGATGGAAtaaagataatcacaataaaatttaagcgtaatgctatatataatcgtggagtgtataaatatcatatagtcattttgaaaaaaaatgaagtctactataaaaaaattaattttttttatgtgaatatcgtatatatttatttttttaaaataattgtgtgaCGTTCAAATATATTATACCTGCGCCAGTTTCTAAAACTTTCTTTTGCATAACAACCAATGCTTGAAGTTGGACGGAATAACTTGATTAAAACTTGATCATGCAAGGaattaatgatttatatctAACGTttgatctctttcttttttgtttgttcctaatatttttaatttaaacaataataaaaaagaaacacaaacaaATAGCTAAAATCTCAGTTTGAATTGGCCTTTTAGTCCTCCTCAGGAAGTTCATAGGTAAGCGTCTGAAATGGTGAGTGTGGTTAGAACTTATTGATTAGTCGTTTTAAATCAATCAATCTAATGGTGacattttattattagaaaataatttcaattttgcaTAGTTGGTAGACAAAGATGAAACTGACCAGGATTATAAGTTTAGAAGGGTCAAATATTTTTAGGACAgaatagataattcaatttaagtttttttatgaaCATGATCATCAACAAAGTgatacaatatataaataaaatgagtagAAAAgtataagaaagaaataaataaatcttggaATTTCATTATTCCAATAATTCCAAGAGTTTTTTTATGTGTAGGCTTGTCACATGTTTTCTattaatttaaactaatttaaattataagaataaactaatttaaaactgttttctaaataatatataatagtaaattatattaaaaggtTTTTAAGTAGTATATGAATTACATATTGAAATGTGGAATTTTTCATTATCTATATTtcattaagataattataaattttaaaagagaaagcatataatatcaaattataatttttttttttcaaattaaatacaatatgaCAAAAAACTACTAAAGATCAAAAGCTAATTTAACGATGACAAAAAGGgtttacttaaaaaattatgcacaataTATTAACTTCTGATAAGAGACTGATTAtcttataaaacttatataagcacaattatcaaaaattaaaagggaAAGACTTGCAACCAAAACATcgtctaatatttttttctttaattattggGGGCCAGGGCGCCACTAGCTAGTTGTAGACTAATCCCCCCGACTTCGTTTCGTAGACTCTACGgcaaatttatcattttcgtacgttataaaggaaaaatttaattgtaagagattttatatattaatatatatattcattcaatatgattggttagaaagtaaattttattaaaaataatattaatttaaatttagaatatgaaggtaataatattaatacgtaGATTGATATGCAATCttgtttatatataacaaaattccattataaattatatgcatCAGttattctatctcatctcatatttataattttttttataagttatgagattttttcataaaatatgaaatataatatagtaaatagtggctgataaaaataaaatttttttctattaacttGTAACATGCAAGGGGCCgaaaaatgatgtttggagTCAGTCAtgttatattttcttagatctcctttgattatataaataagacgaggtaaaatgaaaaattataaatagtaataaaataatttgtgaataataataaaataattaatttaagatatttataaaattttgaaaaatgtgagagaaaaaatttaataaaaaaaattataaagttaaaaatgtattagaatataattttattttaaaatttgaaaaaataaattatttttcgcGTTTTAttaaaaggttgaaaaagattattatGATAATGTaatgatttgataaaaaattaaaaagtaaaaaaatatttgtattagAATGATACGAATAAATgggttaaaaaaattgtaaaacaaaACGAGGCCTAAACTTTATGAGTTGCGTACGCTTTCAGAGGAAACCATTGCGTTCTGTGATACACCACGTACAGATCGAGAGCAACCttcagatttttcttcttcccaataTCTATGGGGAATCCCACCTTGCGCCCTTCAGTCTCTTGGTCTGTTTTTGGCATCCTTCCTGCCCTGTGCTTTTTTGTTTCCTCCGCCTATGCCATTAGCGGGAATGAGACGGACAGATTGGCCTTGCTTGAATTCAAGGCTAAGATAATCGATAAACCCGTCATGATTTTCAGTTCATGGAATGAAACCGTCCACTTCTGTCAATGGTATGGAGTTACTTGTGGTCGTCGACACCAAAGAGTCACACAGTCGCACCTAGCATTTCAGAAACTCGTGGGATCTGTATTGATAAGATTATGATAAATACAAGAGTTTGCACAGAATAATTTTActtcaatatttgaaaaatatttacacaCACATTACAATAGTTAATCACCAAATAAATACACATTTACAGAAACTGTTTTAAGTAAGAATCCTAGAATAAAGCTAGCTGTTACAGAGTATTAGGAAGGAATTAAATGTGCTGATACGAGCTTAATTCAAGGCTGAGAATCTGCCTCCTTGGTCTGATGCTTGATTGAAGGAATTTGCTTGATTTCCTTTATACGCCCCCGCAAGATTGAGCTGCCATCGGCCAAGCCAATCTTGTTCCTTAGAATTTCAGTTCGTTGCCGTGAAAGAGCTTTGGTAAGAAGATCAGCTAGCTGGTCCTAGGTGTTAATATGATGAACATCGAGAAGCCCCCGTTGAACCATATCTCGAACAAAATGAAGATCAATCTGAATGTGTTTCATGCGAGAGTGTTGGACAGGGTTAAAACTGAGATGGGTAGCTCCCAAGTTATCACAGAACAGCTTTGGTTGTCGTCTGAGTGGTAAGCCAAGTtctttgaataatgagatgagcTAGGTAGTTTCAGAAGCCGCATTTGCAAGGGCTCGATACTCGGCTTCAGTGGATGATCGTGCTACTGCCCTTTGTTTTTTTGAACTCCAAGAGATGGGATTTTTACCAAGAAAGCTGATATAGGCAGAGGTTGAGGTCCGGTCATCATAGTTTCCTGCCCAATCCGCATCAGAATAAGTAGAGAGATCAAAACTGGAATTTTTCCTGATATGAATACCATGAAAAATAGTGTGCTTCAAATAGCGAAGAAGTCGCTTTGTAGCAGTCCAATGTGTCACCGTTGGTTTGTGCATAAACTGTGAAAGTTTATTGACTGAGAAGGAGATATCCGGGCGAGTGAGGGACAGGTACTGAAGTGCTCCAACAATACTCCTAAACTCGGTACTGTCAGTGGAAGATGTGCCATCAACTAGTTGGAGAGAAATGCTGGTCGACATAGGAGTAGACACATCTTTAGCTCCAGCCATGTTTGTTTTGGATAAGAGATCGCGGATGTACTTATGTTGAGACAAGAAAATACCAGATGTTGTTGGAATGACTTCCATTCCCAAGAAAAAATGTAACTCCCCCAAATCCTTTAAGGAGAAACGACCACCAAGTTGTTGAATTATCTCATCCACAAAATGTTTATCATTACCAGTGAGGACcaaatcatccacataaactaaTAAATAGCATATAATGGAATTCTTGTTGTAGATAAAAAGAGATGAGTCAGATCTAGAGTTTTGAAAACCAAGACCCAGAATGGCAGATTTAAGAGCTGAATACCAAGCTCTTGGAGCCTGTTTGAGGCCATAAATAACCTTCTTTAACCTGCACACATGATTTGGATGAGTAGCATCTTTAAATCCCGATGGTTGGACCATGTACACTGTCTCAGTTAACTCACCGTGCAGAAAAGCATTGTTTACATCTAATTGTCTCAAGGCCCACCCTTGCATCACAGCCACTGTCAAAACAGTTCTAATAGTAGCAGGTTTCACCACTAGACTAAAAGTTTCTTTGTAGTCTAGCTCCTCACGTTGGTTAAAACCTTTGGCAACAAGCCTCGCTTTAAAGCGATCAACCGTCCCATCTGAGTTTCGTTTGACACGAAAAACCCATTTACATCCCACGGGGTTACAGTTTGGGGGTGGGAAAACTAGTTCCCATGTACCATGCCGCATAAGGGCAGTGAGTTCATCTGACATGGCTTGTCTCCAGTGAGGTTCACGGAGTGCTTGTCCCACACAAGTAGGTTAAATACATGGTTGAAGAGGGTGCTTGGTGACAAAGTTGAACTGTTTAGGTTTGTGAATATTATTCATTGACCGAGTGGTCATTGTGTGGGTGCGGTTGGTATTTTCAGGATTTGAGGACAAGTGAGAGTCATCAGGAGCGGTGGTGATTTGTGTGACTTGAGTGGTGCGTGAATCGGAGGAAGAAGACACATGCTCATGTGAGGAAGAAAAATTAGGGCAATCATGGGAAAGAGAATCATCTCGAAAATTAGAGGAAGTGTGGAGAGATTGGTTACCTGTAGATGATGCGAAAATGGTGTCAATTCCCGTTGGTGCTGGCGGCGGTTCCGGCAGAGACGACACAAGAGTGGGTGACCCAGGTGTTGCGGACGAATGGGTTCGCATGAGAGACTCTGTTTCTGCCGAGCGAAAATGAGGATGAGTTTGATCCTCATCAAACACAACGTGGCGAGACAAGTAGAGTTTATGGGCTTTCGGGTCAAAGCATTTATATGCGTTCTGGGTTGAAGAATAGCCCAGGAAAAGACACGGTATAGCTTTGGGCTGGAGCTTGTTTGAGTTGTATGGCTTGGTGTAGGGATAACATAGACATCTGAATTTCTTGAGTTTGAGGTAGTTTGGTGGCTGATGAAACAGGGCCTCAAATGGAgatttgttatttaaaatggaTGTGGGTTGGCGATTTATGAGGTAGGCTGCAGTGGAAAAAGCATGAGGccaaaatgataatgataaagAGGCATCAATTAAAAGAGTAAGACCCGTTTCGACCAAATGACGATGACGACGCTCGgagacaccattttgttgtggtgtatgAGGGGCGGTAGTGTAATGACTTATGCCatggatggaaaaataattttttaaggcaATAAATTCACCACCATTATCCGAATAAatacttttgatttttgattgaAAACGATTTTCAACAAGATgtttgaattttggaaaaatagcaCTAACTTCAGATTTGGTTTTCATAGGATAGAACCAAATATATTTCGTGAAGTGATCAACAAAAATCAAGTAGTATCGTGATCCGTCAATACCGAGAGTATTTGAGGGACCCCAAACATCGGTGTAAATTAAATCAAGAGGTGCATGACTTTGAAGACTATTGGAGCGAAAAGGTTGTTTGTGCGCTTTATTGATA
Above is a genomic segment from Juglans microcarpa x Juglans regia isolate MS1-56 chromosome 1D, Jm3101_v1.0, whole genome shotgun sequence containing:
- the LOC121263797 gene encoding U-box domain-containing protein 14 encodes the protein MGPTEDPDDSVLTRLAESVKAISELPECRNVCKKMYGNLVRRVKLLSPLFEELRDSEEELREDEVKALELLRLALDSAIELLRSVNGGSKLYQALQREKIAQKFHHVTEQIEAALNEIHYDNLNISEEVREQIELVHAQFKRAKGKMDSLDFQLDMDLAIAQKEKDLDPAIIKRLSEKLYLKTINDVKKESLAFHELVISSDIEPRDSFEEMSSLFKKIKDWVQMANPQVDTSEGEMRLIKHRSPVIPDDFRCPISLELMKDPVIVATGQTYERSSIQKWLDAGHKTCPKTQQTLLHTALTPNYVLKSLIALWCESNGVELPKKQANCKSKKSGCKVSDCDRAAVNELLEKLATGNPEQKRAAAGEFRLLAKRNADNRVCIAEAGAIPLLADLVSSSDPRTQEHAVTALLNLSINDSNKGTIVNAGAIPDIVEVLKNGSMEARENAAATLFSLSVVDEYKVKIGAAGAIPALITLLCEGTPRGKKDAATAIFNLSIYQGNKSRAVKAGIVAPLMRLLKDAGSGMVDEALAILAILASHFEGKIAIGQGEPIPVLVEFIRTGSPRNRENAAAVLWSLCTGDLQQLKLAREHGAEEALKQLSENGTDRAKRKAGNILELLHQVEVVVEA